One window from the genome of Canis lupus dingo isolate Sandy chromosome 15, ASM325472v2, whole genome shotgun sequence encodes:
- the LOC112654547 gene encoding 60S ribosomal protein L17-like, with the protein MVRYSLDPENPTKSCKSRGSNLRVHFKNTRETAQAIKGMHIRKATKYLKDVTLQKQCVPFRRYNGGVGRCAQAKQWGWTQGRWPKKSAEFLLHMLKNAESNAELKGLDVDSLVIEHIQVNKAPKVRRRTYRAHGRINPYMSSPCHIEMILTEKEQIVPKPEEEVAQKKKISQKKLKKQKLMARE; encoded by the coding sequence ATGGTTCGCTACTCGCtggacccagaaaaccctacaaaatcatgcaagtcgagaggttcaaatcttcgtgttcactttaagaacacacgtgaaactgcccaggccatcaagggtatgcatattcgaaaagccaccaagtatctgaaagatgtcactttgcagaagcagtgTGTGCCATTCCGTCGCTACAATGGTGGAGTTGGTAGGTGTGCGcaggccaaacagtggggctggacacagggtcggtggcccaagaagagtgctgaatttttactgcacatgcttaaaaatgcggagagtaatgctgaacttaagggtttagatgtagattctctggtcattgagcacatccaggtgaaTAAAGCCCCCAAGGTGCGACGTAGAACCTACAGGGCTCATGGCCGGATTAATCCATACAtgagctctccctgccacattgagatgattcttactgaaaaagagcagattgttcctaaaccagaagaggaggttgcacagaagaaaaagatatcccagaagaaactgaagaaacaaaaacttatggcccgggagtaa